The Myotis daubentonii chromosome 1, mMyoDau2.1, whole genome shotgun sequence genome includes the window TGCACCAGCACAGCCAGCCTGTGCTTTTACAGCCTGCTCTTGCCCATCACCATACCAGTGTATGTGTTCTTCCACCTGTGGACTTGGATGGGTATTAAGCTCTTCAGGCATAATTAATGCACCCAGAGCCAAGATGGGATATACATTAATGATAAGTCTTGAGTGTCTAGCTCAACTGCATGAAAATACTGGAAACCCACTTAATTTTCAGGGAAGATGCTGGGCCGTGCTTCTGTCAGAGGCTGAGGACCGTGGGAGGCGTACACTGCAGAAGCTTCTTTCATTATACTTTGGTTCTGCCCTTGTTTTTTGAAGGTTCTAATTTATGACTACTGTGTCAGAAGAAACATTTCAACACAGTGTCTTATTGGAAATTAACAATACAATCCCAACCATCACCTAATGGCTTTTATTTCTTATCCCTTtcatctaaaaattaataatttgaaattttatgtttgtttgagATTCAAAGTCTTTGATAAAGTCACATGTTCTACAGATAACTGAAATAACTCCAGAGGAGCTATGTTGGAGTAGTTATAGAGAAATGCATTTGAACTAGTGTGATATAAAACTGTAATAAAATTGAAACTTCATGGACTTACAAAATTTTGAGTCAGTAAAATTACCTTCATTTCTTTGGCATCAAATACTTAAcgttagtaaataataaaatgacacttttccGTAAAACATTtacactgttttgtttttggtcaTAAGAGTTTGGTTCTAAGGGAGGgaacatctaaaaatattttacattttaaagtgtaggctatttttagccctaaccggtttggctcagtagatcgagtgtcggcctgaggactcaagggtcccaggttcgattccagtcaagagcatgtatcttggttgcaggcacatccccagtggggagtgtgcaggaggcagctgatcgatgtttctctcgcatcgatgtttttaactctatccctctccctctctgtaaaaaaatcaataaaatatattaaaaaaaaataaagtgtaggCTATTTTTAGAGAAGCAGTTAATGCCCAAATAGAATAGTTTCCCAGGAAAGTATTTTTAGGGGTAGAAGTGGGGGTGGTGTTAGAA containing:
- the PIGY gene encoding phosphatidylinositol N-acetylglucosaminyltransferase subunit Y, producing MFLSLPTLTVLIPLISLAGLFYSASVEEDFPQGCTSTASLCFYSLLLPITIPVYVFFHLWTWMGIKLFRHN